A genomic region of Hugenholtzia roseola DSM 9546 contains the following coding sequences:
- a CDS encoding aldo/keto reductase, translating into MKNWIQKIGIGTVQFGLDYGIANERGKVPINEVAEILKVAQHFGISLLDTARAYGESEQVLGQVLKMEKASFQIVSKMAAQSISPKKDVETSLLALGCQKLYGYLLHDFNDFEKNPALWKEMQDLKVANQVEKVGFSLYYPSQLIQLFEQNLSFDLLQVPYNLFDRRFEPYFEQLKVQGVEIHVRSVFLQGLFLMPLEKISPHFAPIREKLATLAALTKEAGISKAAIPLWFALQNPHLNKVLLGLSGIADLKQNLALIETFDAHKTWFQNLHLNSLQEDNEDIILPFRWKT; encoded by the coding sequence ATGAAAAATTGGATACAGAAAATCGGTATCGGTACGGTGCAATTTGGTCTCGATTATGGCATTGCCAACGAGCGAGGAAAAGTGCCTATAAATGAAGTTGCCGAAATTTTGAAGGTGGCACAGCATTTTGGCATTTCTTTGCTTGATACGGCGCGTGCTTATGGTGAAAGCGAACAAGTTTTGGGGCAAGTTTTGAAAATGGAAAAGGCTTCCTTTCAGATTGTTTCGAAGATGGCAGCGCAAAGCATTTCACCTAAAAAAGATGTTGAAACTTCGCTTTTGGCGTTGGGTTGTCAAAAATTGTATGGTTATCTTTTGCACGATTTCAACGATTTTGAAAAAAATCCTGCTCTTTGGAAAGAAATGCAAGATTTGAAAGTTGCGAATCAAGTAGAGAAAGTAGGATTTTCATTGTACTATCCCTCTCAATTGATACAACTTTTTGAGCAAAACCTCTCTTTTGACCTATTACAAGTTCCCTACAATCTTTTTGATAGGCGTTTTGAACCTTATTTTGAACAACTCAAAGTGCAAGGGGTAGAAATTCACGTGCGCTCTGTCTTTTTACAAGGCTTGTTTTTGATGCCTTTGGAAAAAATTTCGCCTCATTTTGCACCTATTAGAGAAAAATTAGCGACCTTAGCAGCCTTAACAAAGGAGGCAGGAATTAGCAAGGCAGCTATCCCACTTTGGTTTGCGTTGCAAAATCCGCACCTTAATAAGGTCTTATTGGGATTAAGTGGAATCGCAGATTTGAAGCAAAATCTCGCACTTATCGAAACTTTTGACGCACACAAAACGTGGTTTCAAAACTTACATCTCAATTCTTTACAAGAA